A window of the Borreliella afzelii genome harbors these coding sequences:
- a CDS encoding CRASP family complement regulator-acquiring lipoprotein translates to MKYYIITSIFIFLFLNACSLDFDTKHKDIKSPSNKELKLGIEEDLNKEIKNKLLNDLKNLIETANAHKEKYIKIMEKELSNQYGMNFTKLGWGPGKEKVSDNTERSIKFRRHTYTLLSAIDIKELKEFADIMKLSIKEDVIYNLFSSLGVDLDIVTNRLYPKKDTLDKLDTSDLQKLKNSLEKILSIIKNVSEMSKQLLLDY, encoded by the coding sequence ATGAAATACTATATAATTACAAGTATATTTATTTTTCTATTTTTAAATGCTTGCAGTCTAGATTTTGATACTAAACACAAAGATATTAAATCTCCATCTAATAAGGAATTAAAGCTTGGCATAGAAGAAGACCTAAATAAAGAAATAAAAAACAAACTACTTAATGATTTAAAAAATTTAATAGAAACAGCTAACGCACATAAAGAAAAGTATATAAAAATAATGGAAAAAGAACTTTCTAACCAATATGGAATGAATTTTACTAAGCTTGGTTGGGGACCGGGCAAAGAAAAGGTGTCTGACAATACTGAGAGATCTATAAAATTTAGAAGACATACTTATACTCTTTTAAGTGCTATTGATATTAAGGAATTAAAGGAATTTGCAGATATTATGAAACTATCGATAAAAGAAGACGTGATATACAACCTATTTAGCAGCCTTGGAGTCGATCTTGACATAGTAACTAATCGCTTATACCCCAAAAAAGATACTCTAGATAAACTAGACACTTCAGATTTACAGAAACTTAAAAATTCACTTGAAAAAATATTATCTATAATAAAAAATGTCTCAGAAATGTCAAAACAACTTTTATTAGATTATTAA